In the genome of Candidatus Omnitrophota bacterium, the window ATTTGCTCCAAGCCCTACGGGAAAGCTTCACGTCGGATCGGCGCGGACCGCGCTCTTTAACTGGCTCTTTGCCAAACACCACCACGGCACCTTCATCCTGCGCATCGAAGATACCGATCAGAAGCGCTCCAACCCGGCGTTTCTCGAGGATATCTACGCCAGCCTGGCGTTTCTCGGCATTCAGGCCGATGAGGGGCCGGTGTTTCAAAGCCAGCGGCAGGCGATCTATCAGGAGCACGCGAAGAAGATGCTCTCGGCCGGTGCGGCCATCGAGCGCGAGGGGGCCGTGGTCTTTCAGATCCCGCCGCAGCAGGTGACCTTTACGGATGCGCTGCGCGGCGATATCACCGTCGACACCAGCTTGTTTGAGACGCTGGTCATCATGAAGTCCGACGGTACGCCGACGTATAATTTCGCGTGTGTGGTGGATGATGCGCTGATGCGCGTCTCCCATGTCATTCGCGGCGATGATCACATCGCCAACACGCCCAAGCAGGTGGTGCTGTATCAGGCCCTGGGATTTCCGCTGCCGGCCTTCGCCCATATTCCGCTGATCGTGGGTGCTGACCGCGCGCGGCTCTCCAAACGCTTGGGAGCGACGTCCGTTGAGGAATATCGCCAGGCCGGCTATCTGCCGGAGGCGGTGTTTAATTATCTGGCCCTGTTGGGCTGGGCGCCCGGCGGCAACCGCGAGTTCGTGCCGCCTGCGGAGATCATCCAGCTCTTTGATCTGGCCAAGGTGCGCAAATCGGCGGCCTACTTCGATCTGAAAAAACTGGACTGGCTCAACAGCCAATATATCAAGCAAACACCGGTGCCGAAGCTCGCCGAGATGCTGGCTCCGCGGCTCATCGCCAAAGGTCTGCTGCCGGCCGCCTATGACCGCGCATGGCTTGAGCAGGTTGCCGCGATCATCCATGATCGGCTGCGCGTGCTCGAAGATATCGAAGAAGAGCACGTGTTTTTCTTTCAGGACCCGCCGCAGTATCATGAGGAGGCGGTGGCGCAATTCCTCCGCCAAGACGGTGTTGGGCCCCGGTTGCTCGCACTGCGCGATCGCCTCAGCCGCCTGGCGTCATTTGACGCCGCGTCGATCGAGCAGGCCACGCGCGGGATGATTGCCGAGCAGCACTTCGCCTCGAAGGAGCTGATCCATCCGGTGCGCGTGGCGGTGACCGGCCGCGCCGTGAGTCCGCCGCTGTTTGAAGTGATGGCCGTGCTAGGGAAAGACAAAGTGCTCAAACGACTCGAC includes:
- a CDS encoding glutamate--tRNA ligase: MSVRVRFAPSPTGKLHVGSARTALFNWLFAKHHHGTFILRIEDTDQKRSNPAFLEDIYASLAFLGIQADEGPVFQSQRQAIYQEHAKKMLSAGAAIEREGAVVFQIPPQQVTFTDALRGDITVDTSLFETLVIMKSDGTPTYNFACVVDDALMRVSHVIRGDDHIANTPKQVVLYQALGFPLPAFAHIPLIVGADRARLSKRLGATSVEEYRQAGYLPEAVFNYLALLGWAPGGNREFVPPAEIIQLFDLAKVRKSAAYFDLKKLDWLNSQYIKQTPVPKLAEMLAPRLIAKGLLPAAYDRAWLEQVAAIIHDRLRVLEDIEEEHVFFFQDPPQYHEEAVAQFLRQDGVGPRLLALRDRLSRLASFDAASIEQATRGMIAEQHFASKELIHPVRVAVTGRAVSPPLFEVMAVLGKDKVLKRLDDAATTLALEHG